ATACGGACGTTCATGGCCGACCAACGGCATTCGGCATTTTTACGGGCCCGACAGTTGGCCGTCCCGTCTTTTAGGGCGGCCCGCAGCTGGAGGCCCGTATGGCCGCCTTGTTTCCACTCGTTAAACATCACAAGTAATAGACTAATACGCCATCTCACATTGTCCAAAGGCGTTTTCACACATGCGGGCAAACTGTGATACCAACATCGGGTTACATCAGCCTGATTCCAGATGATGAGAAGCCTGCTTTCAATACGAGAGATAGAGTATGTATTCTAATGAGCGCACCAACTACACATAGCACCAAGAGTCAAGCATCAACATTAGAACACAGCCGTCTCATCTTTACATTACCACACGGCTATTGACCTTTCGACGGACTCTTCCGTCGGCAAACTGTGAACCTTGGACTAGTCCCCGCGTGAAGACATTCGGACCGACGATGTGCAGATGTACACTATTTCCCCCAATGGCTATGGAGTATGCGAAAGTTTGGGCTTGAGCTGCGTTACCCTTGATAAGCATGATGAATCTTTGCTTTCATTGTATGGCTGTCGAGGGTCACTGCTTACATCTCAAGTGAGGGGAGTTAGGGAGGATATCTGGTCCGGCATTGCAGATTTGCACTAACAGCTGTGGCGGCCTAATCGCATGACGTGGAGTCTTGTTTTCGCCAAAAGGGAGCAGCTCTCAGCCAGCACAAAGCTATCATCTGTAATCACAGCATCAACCTTCCAGAAGAATCGAATGCTAGAATAATCACGAGTTAACTCAAAGCTTTTCTGCATACGCAACTAGCTTGGTTTCACACGAGGGTAACTATATCCATGGACTTTATGCAAGGTTCGCACTTCATGAATCAGGAAGTTTCCGAGCGTGTACCTACAAAAGCTATCTTAACCCAACCTGATGATTCAACGAGATGAATGGCTTGTACTTGCCCATACGCATCCCAGAATGTGCGACCCAGCATCTCATTGCTCccgatgttgctgctggcgcTCCTGTCGCCATTCGATGACAGAGGAACATGGCTATGATTGGTCACCGGCGATCAACTACAGATTTCAGTCTCTAACCTCATCTGTTGGACATCCTTTCGACCCTCCTTATTTCCTGAACTTTGCAGACCTCACAAGCCAAGCTATGGACGTCTCGCGTCATTGTCCTCGCACAAAGTCATGGCTATGGGATCTAGACGCGTCCCGCGTATACTGCCAGAACTCACTTTGGGTAAGGGTTAAACTACTCACTGTGTTTGAGTCTGGGATGACTTCTAAGCCCTCTCGCAGGATCTCGGGAAGGATTCACCTACCGCAAATTCcaacgtcggcgtcggttCGAGGTTTGATCCCTGCGACCTGATACCGTTTGCCAGCCAAAACCAATCCATTCAAGGTGTGCAGAGTGAGGCGACGTTCCTCGAAGCAGGTGCCAGACCAGAAATAGACTTCTCGCTCAGCAGTTTCATGGATGATTCAAGGACATTTCCTCTGGAGTCCAGCGGAACGCAAGACTTTCATACCGAATCTCATCTTGCAACTTCCTTTCTTGCGGGCCTGGACGTCGCTGGGGAGATCGATGCGTTTAGTCCCAACGGCTCCTTCGCCAGCGGTACACTACCAGTGGCTCCAGAAGATGATAGGCTCGGCTCAACTATAGATATTGCATCACGAACATCCCTCGCAGAGGAGTCAATGATGTTAGGGTTGGATCCGGCGGATGAACTGGGATGGGGGTTGCCATTTGATCAGCGCGTATCCTCCGAGGACCAACCTATCCGAATCTCCCCAGCATACACATCTGCCTCCGATTACGTTTTCGAAAATCCAGCGTGTGAAAATACGAAAGGGGCTCGCCGGCTGTCATTTACGAGCGGCGAACTCCAATACCCTATGGGTTGCTCATTCCCGGGCTGCTCGTCAAAAGTTTTATTCGTTCGACGCTGCGATCTTGCGAAGCATTACAGACAGCATAGTAAACGATTCTTTTGCCGAATAGCAGGATGTCAGATGTCTGAAGCGTCCTCCAAAAGCGCTAAAAACAGCAGAATGTCGGTAGGGTTTTCTTTGAAGAAGGATAGGCTTAGGCATGAGCAAAAACACAACCCGGCGATACTCTGTGTGCACTGCGACAGGATCTTCAGCCGAGAGGACAATCTTCGAGATCATGTAAAGAGGCGTCATCGTGCTTCTTCAGACTAGAATACTTCGACTCTTAGTTTAACTCTGCTAGACAACATTTGGTTCGGCATGCTTCTACTTATTGCATGACTTTACAAGCGAATGGAGACAAAAACATGACAATTCAAACCATCCAAGATGGCTTCCATGACCTATGAAAGCACTGCGAAAGCCTGTTCCCAAGAATCTTATTTGGGACGGTCAGGAGCAAGCAAGCATAACGGAAACACATCAAGGCCAAAGACTGAAGCCCAATCTTCGGCTATAAGTCCTTCCGCTTCTTTAGGGCATCTATCATATTCACACGGCTCGTTCTCCGTACTGTACTACGTATCTCAAGCGCAGGGTAAGGCTGGCCGCCACCAGAGACAGAAACCCGCTCATGCGCAGCAAAAGCACCACCCCATTTCCGTCCACAAATTTCTTATTTACAGCCAGCATGATCGAGCAAATGAGAGCTGACAGTATTTGAGGGGCGGAAATGAACGAGTTATGGACTCCCGTTAAGATGGCAGCACTACCATCCCTCTTCGTCACCTCTCTACCTACGATTGCGTGCGGTATCCAGTTCGTCAGTGCCCATGGAATTCCGAGAGACGAAATCAGAATGAACCCTTGAGTACTGGTTTGTGCAAAAAAGGTGGCCAGCGTAGATGCCGCAAACGCAAGGTGACCGAAGGCCCAAAACGTCAGTAAGGATGCGTCGTGTGATCTCTTCAGTTTGTTGTTAGCGACATGGTGGGGGTCTGCCATGAGATCGTAGTTCCGGCTGCGAGCAAGAAACGGAAAGGCAAGGTTGGCCAGAAGAGAAACGACGGCAAAACAGAAGACCCCAAGAGATGCATAGCGCCGACTATCCTCCATAGCTTCGGGATGTCGTAAAGACCTAAGAACACCCGGCCgctcgtcttcgaccttgACATACATCTCAAAAAGGTATCTGTAAAGCGTAAACAGTATTATGTGAGCAGTCTGGCAGTCGTACTCTATGTTCCAATGCAGAGGATTCTTGCTTACTGGGTCTGATAGTACATTACTGGGAACCATCCAAGCCATGAGAGAAACTGTACGTGAAACACTCGATGAACCACGAATGAGCTCCTTTGGTACTCATCCATAATGAGCTTCATCAGGTGATAGCAATTGCTGCTATGGGTGTTTACATGATGAATGGCCGGGCGCCTTGTTCTCGGTGAAAAGTAACATGTAACGCACGCAAGTGGCACTAGAGTAACGGCGGTGATGACGCACAATAGCTGGAACGATTTCCAACGTCTTGTATAAAGAAGATCGGCGAACGGAAGTGCACCGAGTGCGTATCCTACGACGTTGCTGCCCGCGGTAGCTCTTCCTACCCAAGCAGCAGCCTGTGCCTGCTGATGGTCTGGGCAAGACTCCACGACAATGGCCCGACTGGCGGCTTGCAAGGGCTGCACTGATACGCTCAGCAACCAGATCCATGCAAAAGCGAATATCTGGAAAAGGGTAGTTCGCAGGCCTTGGTGGTCGGAGTCTATGTTAAAGACGCCAGCAAAGGCGATAGAGAAGGGGTCGGCTAGCGCTAGACCGAGAAGCGACACGCTTGATGCAAGAGCTCCAAGCATGATGAGCCCCTTTCTTGACACGCCCATGCGATCGCTGAATGCGACTACGAGTGGCTGGACTATCATGCCACAGACTGGATTCGCAATCCAAGCAAGCGAGGTCATGGGCTTCGAGACACTCATCGAAAGTAAATATGGCTAGCGCAGTGTCAACAAGCGGGTAAGACGAGAAAGGCAGGATAAACGACGCCTACTGTAACGCGGGAGAAAATCGTGCTCCAAACAAGTTGCAACCTTCCTGCATGTTAGAATTGGAAGCCGACTGGGACTCAGCACTGGCTCTACCCACCCTACTGGCGCGCACGATAGAACAAAGAGCTCTAGGCGGCTCCTTCTACGTATTGTTGGTGTACCCAACATCTTGTCTTCTTTTCCAGGCTCATGGATTTCGACAAGCTCCATTACTGATCATGGCGTGCCTTGGATTGGAAAGTTGGGTACATTGATGGGTCGTTGGCGATGGCTTATATACAGCCTGAAGACTTTCTGTGGTGCTGCTGTTCTTATCAAAGAGATGGCAGGCATCCCTCGCTCCCAGGGTGGGAAACAAAAAGGCATGAATGAACTCTAAAAACCTCCGGTGATTTTGGAGTTTCACCACATTCCGGATGTATGCCATGACTCAGCTGGTGAGACCATTGAACAGCTGTCTTCACAAAATAAACACCAAAACATTAGTTGCTATGGAGGTAACCCCCTCTGCCCAAATTGAGATACGTCTGTAGTGGTCATCTTAGTTGGACTTTTACATAAATCCAAAGGCTGATTTCATCGACAATCACAGCATCCCAAGGTACGAAAGCACTAATAGCAAGCAAGGCCTTTCTTGTTGATATTCATGTCAATATCTGTCCTTGACACTAATACATGTTACACCCGTTTTGACTGGATCATAGGATGCTGAAGGGCGGTATTTGTTCTCCTCCTGACTTTTGAGCACCCACATGCAGTGATCCGTGTGATACGGGTCGGCAGACAAACTATTGAGTAGGAAGTTGGTTTCGCCATGTGCCCACCGCCCAGCTGCCTCTGCCGCCAACTGCAGTACATAGCGGCAATGCACTACGTGGTAGTCGGTGTACGCCCACCCTTCGTCGTAGTTTTGTAGTACCCAAGGGTCTTCTGTGTCCGATAGAGGGTCCGTAAAGCTGGGCCACCGGTAGCAGATTGGATGTTTTATGGACGCCGACGCATTCTTGGACAACTCCGCGTTGAAACACTCTGGGGGTGTTCATCTTGCAGTCACAACGTCAAAAACACAGCCCGCTGCGGTCGCTTTCTCTGGCC
This sequence is a window from Colletotrichum higginsianum IMI 349063 chromosome 8, whole genome shotgun sequence. Protein-coding genes within it:
- a CDS encoding General alpha-glucoside permease — protein: MLGALASSVSLLGLALADPFSIAFAGVFNIDSDHQGLRTTLFQIFAFAWIWLLSVSVQPLQAASRAIVVESCPDHQQAQAAAWVGRATAGSNVVGYALGALPFADLLYTRRWKSFQLLYLFEMYVKVEDERPGVLRSLRHPEAMEDSRRYASLGVFCFAVVSLLANLAFPFLARSRNYDLMADPHHVANNKLKRSHDASLLTFWAFGHLAFAASTLATFFAQTSTQGFILISSLGIPWALTNWIPHAIVGREVTKRDGSAAILTGVHNSFISAPQILSALICSIMLAVNKKFVDGNGVVLLLRMSGFLSLVAASLTLRLRYVVQYGERAV
- a CDS encoding C2H2 type zinc finger protein; its protein translation is MCDPASHCSRCCCWRSCRHSMTEEHGYDWSPAINYRFQSLTSSVGHPFDPPYFLNFADLTSQAMDVSRHCPRTKSWLWDLDASRVYCQNSLWDLGKDSPTANSNVGVGSRFDPCDLIPFASQNQSIQGVQSEATFLEAGARPEIDFSLSSFMDDSRTFPLESSGTQDFHTESHLATSFLAGLDVAGEIDAFSPNGSFASGTLPVAPEDDRLGSTIDIASRTSLAEESMMLGLDPADELGWGLPFDQRVSSEDQPIRISPAYTSASDYVFENPACENTKGARRLSFTSGELQYPMGCSFPGCSSKVLFVRRCDLAKHYRQHSKRFFCRIAGCQMSEASSKSAKNSRMSVGFSLKKDRLRHEQKHNPAILCVHCDRIFSREDNLRDHVKRRHRASSD